A single window of Haemorhous mexicanus isolate bHaeMex1 chromosome 28, bHaeMex1.pri, whole genome shotgun sequence DNA harbors:
- the LOC132339194 gene encoding feather keratin 1-like: MSCYTRCQPCQPCGPTPLGSSCNEPCVRQCQDSHVAIQPSPVVVTLPGPILSSFPQNTAVGSSTSAAVGSILSSQGVPISSGGFGLSGLGSALCGTRSFPC, from the coding sequence ATGTCCTGCTACAcccggtgccagccctgccagccctgtggccccaccccgctgggcagcagctgcaatgagccctgtgtcaggcagtgccaggactCCCACGTGGCCATCCAGCCTTCGCCCGTGgtggtgaccctgcctgggcccatcctcagctccttcccacagaacaccgccgtgggatcctccacctctgctgctgttggcagcatcctcagctctcagggagtgcccatcagctctgggggctttggCCTCtctggcctgggcagtgccctctGTGGCACGAGGAGCTTcccctgctga